From Marinobacterium sp. LSUCC0821, a single genomic window includes:
- a CDS encoding tyrosine-type recombinase/integrase — protein MRRRSEICQFKFEDLKKMPNNKFALLLRQSKTDQLCNGRLIPISEKLANLITKWLKRIDISKGVILRSIRKNGAVNGPLSPAAMTNILVDLQYRSRLRHLPHFSGHSFRVGSALDLLERGVPLEKIMLRGGWSSKSTALEYLASWVESDLDVFEEVC, from the coding sequence ATGCGCCGCAGAAGCGAGATATGCCAATTCAAATTCGAAGATCTTAAGAAAATGCCGAACAACAAATTCGCTTTATTACTTCGCCAGTCAAAAACAGATCAACTATGTAATGGGCGATTAATACCAATATCAGAAAAATTAGCTAACCTAATTACTAAATGGCTAAAGCGAATTGACATTAGTAAGGGTGTAATTTTAAGAAGCATTCGCAAAAACGGTGCTGTAAATGGGCCACTATCACCTGCAGCAATGACAAACATACTAGTCGATCTGCAATACCGTTCACGACTACGTCACCTCCCCCACTTCAGCGGTCACTCTTTCAGAGTAGGTTCCGCATTAGATCTTCTAGAGAGGGGAGTCCCATTAGAAAAGATTATGTTGCGAGGTGGCTGGTCTTCTAAATCAACAGCACTAGAATACTTAGCTAGTTGGGTAGAAAGTGATTTAGATGTATTCGAGGAAGTCTGTTAG
- a CDS encoding DegT/DnrJ/EryC1/StrS aminotransferase family protein — protein MLNGPFSPWPSFSDEEASAVQNVLLSNKVNYWTGQECREFEREFARFSETEYAIAVANGTVALDLAFKALDVGEGDEVIVTPRTFLASVSSIVNAGATPVFADVDLDTQNITAETIKAVLTLRTKAIVCVHLAGWPCDMDPIMALSAEHNLYVIEDCAQAHGARYKGRSVGSIGHVAAWSFCQDKIMTTGGEGGMVTTNNRELWSKMWSFKDHGKSWDAIYNREHPPGFRWLHESFGTNWRMMELQATVGRIQLKRMSEWSKMRQQYAEQIWDAARKTAVLRAPKLRCAGCDNCDALVSCTHAAYKCYVFVENEKRDQYMAEINARGVPCFSGSCSEVYLEKAFDGSGFRPESRLPVAKELGETSLMFLCHPTLTQEEIDLTCRVIREICI, from the coding sequence ATGTTAAACGGACCGTTTTCTCCTTGGCCATCATTTTCTGATGAAGAGGCTTCAGCGGTACAGAATGTCTTACTGTCGAATAAAGTGAATTATTGGACAGGGCAAGAGTGTAGAGAGTTTGAGCGGGAGTTCGCTCGGTTTTCTGAAACTGAATACGCTATTGCAGTGGCGAATGGAACGGTTGCCCTTGACCTCGCCTTCAAAGCCCTAGACGTGGGTGAGGGCGATGAAGTAATCGTTACGCCCCGTACTTTTCTTGCGTCTGTGTCTAGTATTGTGAACGCCGGCGCAACTCCTGTGTTCGCAGATGTCGACCTAGATACCCAAAATATTACAGCAGAAACGATTAAAGCTGTTCTTACACTTAGGACCAAAGCGATTGTCTGTGTTCACTTAGCAGGCTGGCCGTGTGATATGGATCCTATTATGGCGCTATCAGCTGAGCATAATCTCTATGTTATAGAAGATTGCGCCCAGGCTCACGGTGCGCGCTATAAAGGGCGGTCTGTTGGTTCGATCGGTCACGTTGCCGCTTGGTCATTCTGTCAGGATAAAATCATGACCACTGGTGGTGAAGGCGGTATGGTTACTACGAATAATCGCGAACTGTGGTCGAAAATGTGGTCATTTAAGGATCATGGTAAGAGCTGGGATGCGATTTACAACCGAGAGCACCCTCCCGGCTTTCGTTGGCTGCATGAGTCGTTTGGCACTAACTGGCGAATGATGGAACTGCAGGCCACAGTAGGTCGTATTCAACTCAAGCGAATGTCTGAGTGGTCTAAAATGCGCCAACAGTATGCCGAACAGATATGGGATGCTGCCAGAAAAACAGCGGTTCTGAGAGCTCCAAAATTAAGGTGTGCGGGATGCGATAATTGTGATGCTTTAGTTAGTTGTACCCATGCTGCCTACAAGTGTTATGTATTTGTGGAGAACGAGAAGCGTGATCAGTACATGGCCGAAATCAATGCGCGCGGTGTGCCTTGCTTTTCTGGTTCATGCTCTGAAGTGTATTTGGAAAAAGCATTTGATGGTTCAGGGTTTCGTCCTGAAAGCCGCCTGCCAGTTGCCAAAGAGCTTGGTGAGACCAGTTTGATGTTTCTTTGCCATCCGACATTGACTCAGGAAGAGATTGATTTAACTTGCAGGGTAATAAGGGAAATTTGTATCTAA